In Methanosphaera sp. ISO3-F5, a genomic segment contains:
- a CDS encoding UbiD family decarboxylase yields the protein MDEINDNIIEIDDEVSTEYEITSILKRHPKDTLVFTNVKGSDMNIISGICNTREKIANSINTSVDKITENIIDATGNPTKISDVKNFDDVYPNNENADLSKLPILKHYPKDKGKYITAGIVIAKDPDTGLTNASIHRMLVHSDTELGIRIVPRQLYTYYKRAEELGKPLEVAIAIGLNPSTLLASTTSIPISENELEVANTFQDGNLTLVKCESVDIEAPECEILLEGRILPNVRKSEGPFVDLTDTYDKIRDEPVIELSRMHYKDDPYYHAILPAGNEHKLLQGLPQEPRIYNSVKNTLPTVQNVVLTEGGCCWLHAVVSIKKQTEGDAKNVMMAALSAHPSLKHCVIVDEDINIFDPVDVEYAISTRVKGDDDIFIIPKARGSSLDPVAEIDGTTTKIGVDATKSFHNLDDYERVSFTLDD from the coding sequence ATTGATGAAATTAATGATAATATTATAGAAATTGATGATGAAGTTTCCACTGAATATGAAATTACTTCTATTTTAAAGAGACATCCTAAGGATACCTTAGTTTTTACTAATGTTAAAGGTTCTGATATGAATATCATATCTGGTATTTGTAATACGAGAGAAAAGATTGCTAATTCAATTAATACTAGTGTGGATAAAATTACTGAAAATATTATTGATGCTACAGGTAATCCTACTAAAATTAGTGATGTTAAAAATTTTGATGATGTTTATCCAAATAATGAAAATGCAGATCTTAGTAAACTTCCTATCCTGAAACATTATCCTAAGGATAAGGGCAAATATATTACTGCCGGAATTGTTATTGCTAAGGATCCGGATACTGGATTGACTAATGCTTCTATTCATAGAATGTTGGTTCATTCAGATACTGAGTTAGGTATTAGGATTGTTCCTAGACAGTTATATACTTATTATAAGAGAGCTGAAGAGTTAGGTAAACCTTTGGAGGTTGCTATTGCTATTGGTCTGAATCCTTCTACTTTACTTGCTAGTACTACCAGTATTCCTATTTCTGAAAATGAGTTGGAGGTTGCTAATACTTTCCAAGATGGTAATTTAACTTTAGTTAAATGTGAAAGTGTTGATATTGAAGCTCCTGAGTGTGAGATTTTACTTGAAGGTAGGATTTTGCCTAATGTGAGAAAAAGTGAAGGTCCTTTTGTTGATTTAACTGATACTTATGATAAAATTAGGGATGAACCTGTTATAGAATTAAGTAGGATGCATTATAAAGATGATCCATATTATCATGCAATTCTTCCTGCTGGTAATGAACATAAGTTGTTACAGGGTTTGCCACAGGAGCCACGTATTTATAATAGTGTTAAGAATACTTTGCCAACTGTGCAGAATGTTGTTTTAACTGAGGGTGGTTGTTGTTGGTTACATGCTGTGGTATCTATTAAGAAACAAACTGAGGGTGATGCTAAAAATGTTATGATGGCTGCATTATCTGCTCATCCTTCATTGAAACATTGTGTTATTGTTGATGAGGATATTAATATTTTTGATCCTGTTGATGTGGAGTATGCTATTAGTACTCGTGTTAAGGGTGATGATGATATTTTCATTATTCCTAAAGCTAGGGGGTCATCATTAGATCCTGTTGCTGAAATTGATGGTACTACTACAAAAATTGGTGTTGATGCTACCAAATCGTTCCATAATTTAGATGATTATGAAAGAGTGAGTTTTACTCTTGATGATTAA
- the purE gene encoding 5-(carboxyamino)imidazole ribonucleotide mutase, which produces MYDGGNIISQSKVMIVLGSASDYKVAQKAVNVFEEMNINYDLRVASAHRTHQRLKEIIVNETEEVEVIIAIAGLAAHLPGVVAAYTTKPVIAVPVDVKLGGLDSLLSSTEMQLGTPIATMGIDRGDNAAWLACQIIACNDEEMKNVLKEKRNAYNAKMQKSEEELIEKIAGKHYRKTALNKQEVVSIDKEYNLDDDTKVVIISGNYSNMETVRKIIQTLETLKIKCEYKVISATRDPYKLEKYIEDIDENVDLYIAVSSLSTILTGAIVSLTTKPVIGVPCTTRLSGVDSLLSMIEMPPGVPVATMGLDAGENAALFVARIFSIYDDDIRNELLQFMKTLHRNVYYE; this is translated from the coding sequence ATGTATGATGGGGGCAATATAATTAGTCAAAGTAAAGTAATGATAGTACTGGGAAGTGCATCAGATTATAAGGTAGCTCAAAAGGCTGTGAATGTATTTGAAGAAATGAACATTAACTATGATTTACGTGTAGCATCTGCACACAGAACACATCAAAGATTAAAAGAAATAATTGTAAATGAAACAGAAGAAGTAGAAGTTATAATAGCAATTGCTGGATTGGCTGCTCATTTACCTGGAGTAGTTGCAGCATACACAACAAAACCGGTTATTGCTGTTCCGGTAGATGTGAAATTAGGTGGTTTAGATTCATTATTATCTTCTACAGAAATGCAGCTGGGAACACCTATAGCTACTATGGGTATTGACAGAGGAGATAATGCTGCATGGCTGGCATGTCAGATTATTGCATGTAATGATGAAGAAATGAAAAATGTACTGAAAGAAAAAAGAAATGCATATAATGCTAAGATGCAGAAATCAGAGGAAGAACTTATTGAAAAAATAGCAGGCAAACATTATAGGAAAACAGCCTTGAATAAACAGGAAGTTGTATCAATAGATAAAGAATATAATTTAGATGATGATACTAAAGTTGTGATAATTTCTGGAAATTATTCTAATATGGAAACTGTGCGTAAAATTATTCAGACACTTGAAACTCTTAAAATTAAATGTGAATATAAGGTAATTTCTGCTACTAGAGATCCATATAAACTTGAAAAATATATTGAGGATATTGATGAAAATGTTGACTTGTATATTGCAGTCAGTAGCTTATCAACAATCCTTACAGGTGCTATTGTTTCATTAACAACCAAGCCAGTTATAGGGGTTCCATGTACTACAAGATTATCTGGTGTTGATTCATTATTAAGTATGATTGAAATGCCCCCTGGAGTACCTGTTGCTACTATGGGATTAGATGCTGGTGAAAATGCTGCTTTATTTGTTGCCAGAATATTTTCAATATATGATGATGATATTAGAAATGAATTGTTACAGTTTATGAAAACATTACATAGAAATGTATACTATGAATAA